The DNA region TGGCCGTCGACGTCCTGATAGACGCATTTCTGCTCAACGACAAACACCTCTGCACGTAGCTGCAGAATGGCGTACAGCTGCTCTTTGCCCAGATCGCTGTGGTGTTTGCAGACCCAATCGATTGTCATCTTCACACTCCTTGAACATCGTCGCTGCGATACTAAGCGCCCAGGCGAAAGATGTCTTTATGGCAGAGAAATCTGTGACAAAGGCCAAAATGCCATCATTCATTTCGCGCGGCCTTGTCTTGTTTGTGTAATCTGAGGTGAAGCGCTGTGCAGTGGCTTCGATGAGTTAATGTTAGTACTTGGGTTTGGCAGTACGGGGGCCTTGAAGTTTTGGCTGAAAACACGTCGGGCGTCCCGCCCGCTAAGGATTTTCTAGCATGCCGCGATTGCATCGAGCCTTTGCTTTGATTGGATTGCTGTTGCTGACTCAAGGCGCAGCAGCGGAAAAGCTGCGATTGGTCGCCGATGCCTGGCCACCCTTTACCGATGCCACGCTGGCCAACGGTGGGTTGGCCACGGACATCGTCAGCACAGCGCTGGCCCGGGCCGGTTATGCCAGTGAGTTTGAACAAGTGCCTTGGGCGCGGGCCTTGCTGGGGGTTGGCGAGGGTCGATACGACGTGTTGGTCAACGCCTGGTACACCGACGATCGTACGAAACTTGGCCAGTTTTCCGGCGAATACCTGCTCAACCGTGTGCGCTTTCTCAAGCGTAAAGACACACCGATCGAATACAACAACCTGCAACAACTGCACACCTACCCGATAGCGGTGGTGCGCGGTTATGCCTATTCGTCGGCGTTCGAT from Pseudomonas sp. ACM7 includes:
- a CDS encoding ABC transporter substrate-binding protein, encoding MPRLHRAFALIGLLLLTQGAAAEKLRLVADAWPPFTDATLANGGLATDIVSTALARAGYASEFEQVPWARALLGVGEGRYDVLVNAWYTDDRTKLGQFSGEYLLNRVRFLKRKDTPIEYNNLQQLHTYPIAVVRGYAYSSAFDDDVSLQKVPVHSFSMAVRMVAADRVKLTLEDEYVARYYLARESSKVRNAVEFLPQPLSENSLHILVSLKNPRHEQIVAGFDREIAAMKVDGSYQRLMEQHGM